ATCTCCTTGCTGTATTTCTCAAATATTCTAGCAGAGGAGACGGGTCGCCTGGGCATGGAATCACGGAAGGCTGGAGATACCCGGCGCATTTCTGAGAATATCCGAGATGCATTCATACTCGTGGGATTTGTCCTTTCCCAAATATTGCAACATAGCGCCTCCGGTGGCTCTATTGCTAACGAGGTTCTTGGAACAGAAGCTATCAATTGTTACCATGTCAGTTTTGCCTCATTCCGTTATGCCGTTCCTATACCAGTATCTAACTCTATGTTGCTAGGCTTGGATCTCTGTTCGAAGCTCATTCCAACTGCATGATGCCATGCCTGTGTCTCAATTGGTACCAGCTACGAATTGCGTAATTCGAAGCCTATATTTACCGGCTTTATCAAAATCCGCTGGGCATATTCTGGTTGAGCTCATGGGATGGCTTGAACCCGTATTATCACAGGACCACGTGGCAGCTATTCATGAATACGTTATCAGTGATTCCGGAACCGCCcacatctcctccctcctgGAAGGTGATTTCGAAGACGAAAATATCACTTTCATAGAGTTACTCCTGTCATTTTCGACAGTAAAGAGGTCCCGACTTTTTACACAACCTTTAGATGAGAGCCATGAAAAAATCATCACACTCCTTCATACTTTGCTCAAGACTCCGGGGTACGCGGCGGTAGACGACTCTGTGTCTCCTCTTGCCCTTGAGTGGTGGACAGAAGCAGCCGATGACCTCCAGGAAGAATTCCTAGATCccgaggaaggaaagggtcCTGAAGCTGCTAAGCAAAATCTTGCTCGCGCCGCTTTGGACTGcttcgagaagctcaagtACCCCACTGGAGAAGAGCTGCGAGAATGGGGCGACGACGAACGTGCCGAATTTGGGTCTTTTCGGCGAGACGTGTGTGATTTCCTCCTTGCCGCCTATCCCATACTTGGGGTAGATTTGATACATGTATTTCAACAACATGCAAGGTCTTCGCTAGCAAGCCAGGATTGGAGAACCTTCGAGTCAGCTATTTTTTGTGTTGCCCAACTCTCggaggctgttgatgagaaCCAGCACGCTGACGATTGTTTAAACGCAATATTTTTCTCTGATGAGTTCGCCCGTCTATGCGACGACAGTGAGGTCATGATCCCCGACAAAGCTCGCCAAACTTTAGTGGATATGCTTGGGAGATACCGATCATATTTCGAACGCACCCATGCTTTGCTTCCTCGGGTTCTCACGTTTCTGTTTGCATCTCTGAATGTTGCATCATGCGCCCCAGCAGCCTCTAGATCCATATCCTATCTCTGCAATTCGTGCCGCGATGCTCTCAAAGTTGAGCTTCCCGCATTCATCAGTCAGTTCGAGATATTTCGACTCAAGCCCACTGCTACTGCTCAGACAATGGAGAAAGTGTTAGAAGGCATCGCTGCGATAATACAAACTTTATCCGCTGATGAAGATAAATCTCAATTCCTTGAGAGAATCCTAGGGTTTTTCGTCGAACAAGCAGAGCTTGCTCGGAATGAAGCTTCACATGGGTCTATAGAACAGGCTTGCATGCGCGGTCACATGGTTCTTCGATGCCTTGCGAGTATAGGAAAAGGCCTAAGGTCAGATAATGAAGTGATATTGGATCTCAGCAGTGAAAAGGACGACGGCCCGTATCCACCTACGTACTGGAACTCGGGGAATGGCGCTGTGTCACAAAACTTGATAATGCAATGCATGCGGCTTCTTGTGATGGACTTTCCGTTCGATGCGGCCATTATCGAAGCGACATGTGATATTCTGAAGGCTGGGTTTACTGAAAGAAAGGGGCCATTCGTCTTTCCACCCACATTGACTGTTGACTTCGTTAAAAGCATACCCCTAGGCACCTCCGGCGCTGATATGGTGATGGGCACAGCTTCTGCATTTCTAGCTTCCCACAGTTCGCACCCACACAAAGTAAACGAGGAAGTTGTCGCATTAATCCTTCATGTATACAACACATTTTCCTTGGTGCAAGAGAAGCCAGAGCTCTATGACCCGGAACTTGCGAACAGCGGGATTGACTTTCTTACTCGCCTACTTCCGAAATATCATCCATACTTGCTCGAGCTTACATACACTCCtcaaggagttggagaacgGCCACCAGTTATCGAAACAATCTCAAATTTCACGCTCTTCTCATTGCAAGGCCCAGAGCCTATCCCTCTTCGGTCTGCTTCTCAATTCTGGGTAAGCGTATTGAACCTCCCCAACGACGCCGAAGCTGTGCAGAAAACAATTCATAATTATCTGCCGGCGCTTTGCCGCATACTCGTTACACAATTGGCGGGTCGGTGTGCCCGATCGGACATTGAGCATCTCACAGATGTGCTCAGACGAGTTGTATTTAAACAACTAGGCCATGCACGCCCACATATCACAGCAGCACTGGCAGATATAGGAAACGACCATACAGGCCAAGGACACGCCAACGTCCCTTCGCCAGAAGAGAGGCAACGCTTCCTCTCGTCTTTGCTCGCCGCACGAGGCGCCAGACAGCAAACACTCCAGTTAGTACGTACTCTCTGGGTCAAATGCAAGGGAGCCGGTTTCGATTATATTGGCTAGATATCAGTAACTTGACGCAATTCACGACGATCATGAAACATGAAGAGCTTTCATTTGGCCACGGCTGCAAGTAGACCTGAATTACATCCTCCAGCAAGGGGATTACCAAGTaggtataataaataagctgATTTCTGCCAACGCTGACGTGGTACTATCAGGCTCTGCGAACTCACCAAACTCCTTGCCGTTTCATTTCCCTTAATCACACGACACCCGAAGCCCAATGTTGGGATAATTATAGCTCAAGTGGGTCAATATGTACAAACATCAGCCACTGAGGCGGTGCACATACCaggcatcaacaacacctgTCACCCAATAAAACAGCCCTGCACGGACCTAAAAATCATTCTTAACGTCGGTGAATGCCTGACAATTTACGCCCTGTGCGAGTTTCGCCCAGTCTGTGGCGGTGCGATTCACAAATTGCAGACAAGGCTGAATATGGTATTTCTCCCACGTTTATATTCAGCCCTACCCATCCAGCTTTGCACTTCCCAGTGCATACACTATAACAACACCCATGCCGTACTTTAACAACACCCCGGAATCCAAAGTATCCCGTTCGGATTCGAAAAATCCAGCAACAACATGCCGTGGAATCACTTCTAGCGGCCATCCATGCCGCCGGTCACTGGCCTCGTCGCCCAATTCATCACCACCAAGAAAGACGGCCGGTAGAGTCAACAACAGCCAAAATGCAGACATTACCGCCCTTTACTGCTGGCAACACAAAGATCAAGCCCAGTCAATCCCGAGCCAACCAACATGGAAACCAGACCCCGCGCAAAACCGGCGACGATCAAGCATCGACACATTAATGGACCGCCTCGGTGTCCTCAATATAAACGATCCGCAATCCCAAAAACCACCGTACCCgccaaagaagaaacaaaccaAACGCTCATTCTGCTGTTTCGATATcatagaagaagaaaacgatGAGCCGGCCCCAAGACCAAGCGCACCGCGCCCTCCACCCGTCCCGGGACGCCCTCCTCAACAAATGAACCAAGTCTCACCTCTCCCACCATCGACAACAAAACCACCCCCTCAGAAATCAACCAGCAGATGGATCCCATCT
This is a stretch of genomic DNA from Aspergillus puulaauensis MK2 DNA, chromosome 8, nearly complete sequence. It encodes these proteins:
- a CDS encoding putative importin 13 (COG:U,Y;~EggNog:ENOG410PFB1;~InterPro:IPR016024,IPR011989,IPR040520;~PFAM:PF18806), coding for MDPSGQAVDAQILINEARTLVSQLYDPANTGNPAKIKIIQEHLQNLQKGPQAWIIANTLLTDDNTDLRFFGALTFTVKVNHDWYRLAENDSRELIGRLIDHYVVLVNGGERVVIRKLASTLATIFLKTDAPWTRAILSLGASLANGKKVHEEDCGSLNLQNNILPALSESHIISLLYFSNILAEETGRLGMESRKAGDTRRISENIRDAFILVGFVLSQILQHSASGGSIANEVLGTEAINCYHAWISVRSSFQLHDAMPVSQLVPATNCVIRSLYLPALSKSAGHILVELMGWLEPVLSQDHVAAIHEYVISDSGTAHISSLLEGDFEDENITFIELLLSFSTVKRSRLFTQPLDESHEKIITLLHTLLKTPGYAAVDDSVSPLALEWWTEAADDLQEEFLDPEEGKGPEAAKQNLARAALDCFEKLKYPTGEELREWGDDERAEFGSFRRDVCDFLLAAYPILGVDLIHVFQQHARSSLASQDWRTFESAIFCVAQLSEAVDENQHADDCLNAIFFSDEFARLCDDSEVMIPDKARQTLVDMLGRYRSYFERTHALLPRVLTFLFASLNVASCAPAASRSISYLCNSCRDALKVELPAFISQFEIFRLKPTATAQTMEKVLEGIAAIIQTLSADEDKSQFLERILGFFVEQAELARNEASHGSIEQACMRGHMVLRCLASIGKGLRSDNEVILDLSSEKDDGPYPPTYWNSGNGAVSQNLIMQCMRLLVMDFPFDAAIIEATCDILKAGFTERKGPFVFPPTLTVDFVKSIPLGTSGADMVMGTASAFLASHSSHPHKVNEEVVALILHVYNTFSLVQEKPELYDPELANSGIDFLTRLLPKYHPYLLELTYTPQGVGERPPVIETISNFTLFSLQGPEPIPLRSASQFWVSVLNLPNDAEAVQKTIHNYLPALCRILVTQLAGRCARSDIEHLTDVLRRVVFKQLGHARPHITAALADIGNDHTGQGHANVPSPEERQRFLSSLLAARGARQQTLQLVRTLWVKCKGAGFDYIG